The Verrucomicrobium spinosum DSM 4136 = JCM 18804 genome includes a region encoding these proteins:
- a CDS encoding type II secretion system protein GspD, which yields MAGVALADPAVDKTAAANQIDQTALGERSAAVKAALARANGLQNLGDLDKADLQLQDVLRTDPQNGAARRAMERGEQLRSPYYDAARDHQRARAISATAAMWEDAVPAVDLSHLFGSAGQESRMAGSNRASIQQKLRTLIVPLADFDSVSLVEVVEFLRIRSRDLDPAKKGVGFILHASPEIESRTLTLRMSSVPLEEVLRQATSLTGADYRVDEHAVIITSLQDKQEALISRQYRVPPDFLQTTPVAAAGGGLPTGRLGALELLQQRGVPFPDGATASYTPATNVLFVRNTATNMMLVDSLVDQAVNATAKQVEIQIRMVEVSDARVKELGIDWLLGQFNVPGSEKIFASGGGQSVPGEVLPFAGRTVTDGLRSATEVLGLRSSGTRIGRALVPGADAKSPGAFAVSGVLTDPQFQGVLRGLNQSKGIDVMATPTLFTKSGQRAALKMVKEFRYPKEYDAPETPTRTTGGGLGKPSSPRSFEKRDVGIVFEVEPVIGQNKVIELSLSPSFLEFEGFIDYGQDFQNSTTDRLTGQPVYFTVENQILQPIFRANRISTAVSIWDGCTVVLGGAAFEKRFRADDKVPVVGDLPLIGRTFQSKVKQVERTNVLFFVTARIVDPGGNGVATAAVSNAP from the coding sequence ATGGCAGGAGTGGCCCTGGCTGATCCGGCAGTGGACAAGACGGCAGCCGCAAATCAAATCGATCAGACCGCGCTTGGCGAGCGCAGTGCCGCCGTGAAGGCCGCCCTGGCACGGGCGAACGGTCTCCAGAATCTGGGTGATCTGGACAAGGCAGACCTGCAACTTCAGGACGTCTTGCGGACGGATCCCCAAAACGGCGCCGCACGCCGCGCCATGGAACGGGGAGAACAGCTCCGGTCACCGTATTACGATGCGGCCAGGGATCATCAACGGGCTCGCGCCATCAGTGCGACCGCCGCCATGTGGGAGGATGCGGTGCCTGCTGTTGACCTCTCTCACCTGTTTGGCTCGGCAGGGCAGGAGTCTCGTATGGCTGGCAGCAATCGAGCAAGCATCCAGCAGAAGCTGCGCACGCTGATTGTACCGCTGGCGGATTTTGATTCCGTGAGCCTGGTTGAGGTGGTGGAGTTTCTGCGCATTCGCAGCCGGGATCTGGATCCCGCCAAGAAGGGAGTGGGGTTCATCCTTCATGCTTCCCCGGAGATAGAGTCCCGGACTCTGACGCTACGGATGTCCTCGGTGCCTTTGGAGGAGGTGTTGCGTCAGGCCACAAGTTTGACCGGAGCCGACTACCGGGTGGATGAGCATGCAGTGATCATCACCTCCCTCCAGGATAAACAGGAGGCGCTGATCAGCAGGCAATATCGCGTGCCTCCGGATTTTCTGCAAACGACGCCGGTCGCTGCGGCAGGAGGGGGGCTGCCGACAGGCCGGCTGGGTGCCCTGGAACTCTTGCAACAACGGGGCGTTCCATTCCCGGATGGGGCGACTGCATCCTACACACCGGCGACGAACGTGTTGTTTGTGCGGAATACTGCCACCAATATGATGCTGGTGGACAGCCTTGTGGATCAAGCTGTGAATGCTACGGCCAAGCAGGTGGAGATCCAGATTCGCATGGTCGAGGTGTCAGACGCGAGGGTCAAGGAACTGGGTATTGACTGGCTGCTGGGTCAGTTCAATGTGCCTGGCTCGGAGAAGATCTTCGCAAGTGGCGGCGGACAGTCCGTTCCAGGGGAAGTATTGCCTTTTGCTGGCAGGACGGTGACGGATGGATTGCGGAGCGCGACTGAGGTGCTGGGGTTGCGATCCAGTGGCACCAGGATCGGGCGTGCCTTGGTGCCGGGAGCCGACGCCAAGTCACCTGGTGCGTTCGCGGTGTCAGGTGTCCTTACCGATCCCCAGTTTCAGGGAGTGCTACGGGGATTGAATCAGTCGAAGGGCATCGATGTCATGGCTACTCCCACCTTGTTCACCAAGAGCGGCCAGAGGGCGGCATTGAAGATGGTGAAGGAGTTTCGATACCCCAAAGAATACGACGCACCGGAGACTCCTACCAGAACCACAGGTGGAGGCCTGGGCAAACCATCTTCGCCGCGGTCATTCGAAAAGAGAGATGTCGGCATCGTCTTTGAAGTGGAACCCGTCATCGGGCAAAACAAAGTCATTGAGCTCAGCTTGTCGCCGTCATTCCTGGAGTTCGAGGGGTTTATTGATTACGGCCAGGACTTCCAGAACTCGACCACCGACCGCCTCACCGGCCAGCCAGTCTATTTCACCGTAGAGAATCAGATTTTGCAGCCCATCTTCCGGGCCAACCGAATCTCCACGGCTGTTTCTATTTGGGACGGCTGCACTGTGGTATTGGGGGGAGCGGCATTTGAGAAGCGTTTTAGAGCGGATGACAAGGTCCCTGTAGTGGGGGATTTGCCTCTCATTGGGCGCACGTTCCAGAGCAAGGTGAAGCAGGTCGAGCGCACCAATGTGCTGTTTTTCGTCACAGCCAGAATTGTCGATCCCGGCGGCAATGGAGTCGCCACGGCCGCGGTATCCAATGCTCCGTGA
- a CDS encoding helix-turn-helix domain-containing protein — translation MQSEPTASTPDVLQSSFFRAMGANQQFRLLLEQVPDVEYFAKDLEGRFVAASEKTLKRLGFKHERDLLGHKDDFIHPASVAAAIRQDDLEVMSTKQPLIDRLELLYNRSNEDDWFLTTKIPISDVRGDVIGIMGFVRPFRQERPETFADVHIQKVVAYIRKHHCSRITVTYLASIANISQRQLNRKFQSWFRMSVQEYIMRIRIQAAGEELATSNKPIGVIALENGFYDQSFFTRYFRRFTGETPLVYRRNRLKRPV, via the coding sequence ATGCAATCAGAACCGACAGCGAGCACTCCCGACGTCCTCCAATCCTCGTTTTTCAGAGCGATGGGTGCCAATCAGCAGTTCCGCCTCCTGCTTGAACAGGTGCCTGATGTCGAATACTTCGCCAAGGATCTGGAGGGTCGCTTCGTCGCGGCCAGCGAGAAAACGTTGAAGCGGCTCGGCTTCAAACACGAGCGAGATCTATTGGGACACAAGGATGACTTCATTCATCCCGCCAGCGTCGCAGCGGCCATCCGGCAAGACGACCTTGAGGTCATGTCCACCAAGCAGCCCTTGATAGACCGTCTTGAGCTCTTGTACAACCGCTCGAACGAAGATGACTGGTTTCTTACGACCAAGATTCCCATCAGTGACGTCCGGGGGGATGTCATCGGAATAATGGGTTTTGTTCGTCCTTTCCGCCAGGAGCGCCCTGAAACTTTCGCTGACGTTCACATTCAAAAAGTAGTGGCTTACATTCGCAAACACCATTGCAGCCGCATCACGGTGACTTATCTCGCCAGCATTGCCAACATTTCCCAAAGGCAGCTCAACCGCAAATTCCAAAGTTGGTTTCGCATGAGTGTGCAGGAATACATCATGCGAATTCGCATCCAGGCGGCGGGTGAAGAACTCGCCACCAGCAACAAGCCGATCGGAGTGATCGCCTTGGAAAATGGCTTTTACGATCAGAGCTTCTTCACTCGCTATTTCCGGCGGTTCACTGGCGAAACGCCCCTTGTGTATCGTCGCAACCGGCTGAAGAGGCCAGTCTGA
- a CDS encoding PQQ-like beta-propeller repeat protein, whose protein sequence is MNPSTPARAFLALALTVLITTPCSASDWPAWRGPTMDGHAAAGQNPPLKWSESEGVLWRTPVRGRGHGSPTVVGAHVYLATADLETEEQLVLCHDRGTGKKLWETVVHRENLNTKGHRISSQASSDVVSDGERLYVNFLNNGAIYTTALDATGKQLWQRRVSDFQVHQGFGSSPVLYQSIVLVSADHRGGGKLTGLNKLTGEIVWQQDRPPVANYASPAVVHAAGKTQAVLAGCNKVESFDPLTGKKLWSIDGSTEETVLTAVTDGSRVFIGGGYPKNHTMAIEADGSGKIAWENTTRAYVPSMLMKEGHLFAVLDTGRAVCWKAATGEELWSEKVDREFYGSPVMVDSRIYVTSKAGVTSVFEATPQKFTLLAQNTLGDESFSTPAICDNRIYIRSAKTDPTRQEYLWCVGE, encoded by the coding sequence ATGAACCCGTCCACTCCCGCCCGCGCCTTTCTCGCCCTCGCGCTCACCGTCCTGATCACCACGCCGTGCTCTGCCTCTGACTGGCCAGCTTGGCGGGGTCCGACGATGGACGGTCACGCGGCCGCCGGGCAAAATCCGCCGCTGAAATGGAGCGAGAGCGAAGGCGTGCTGTGGAGGACCCCGGTTCGCGGGCGAGGGCATGGGTCACCCACGGTGGTGGGCGCCCACGTCTATCTGGCCACGGCCGACCTGGAAACCGAGGAACAACTCGTGCTCTGCCATGATCGTGGCACGGGCAAGAAACTCTGGGAGACCGTGGTCCACCGCGAGAATCTGAACACCAAGGGGCATCGCATCTCTTCCCAGGCATCGTCCGATGTGGTCAGCGATGGGGAGCGCTTGTACGTCAACTTCCTCAACAACGGAGCCATCTACACCACGGCGCTGGATGCCACCGGGAAGCAGCTCTGGCAGCGCCGTGTCAGTGACTTTCAGGTGCACCAGGGCTTCGGCTCTTCCCCCGTCCTCTACCAGTCCATCGTGCTCGTCTCCGCCGACCATCGCGGCGGCGGGAAGCTCACCGGCCTCAACAAACTGACGGGCGAGATCGTGTGGCAGCAGGACCGTCCTCCCGTGGCCAACTATGCCTCTCCCGCCGTCGTCCACGCTGCGGGCAAGACGCAGGCGGTGCTCGCTGGTTGCAACAAGGTGGAAAGCTTTGACCCGCTCACCGGCAAAAAGCTCTGGAGCATCGACGGCAGCACCGAGGAGACCGTGCTCACCGCCGTCACGGATGGCAGCCGCGTCTTTATCGGCGGCGGTTATCCCAAGAACCACACCATGGCCATCGAAGCCGATGGCTCCGGCAAGATCGCGTGGGAGAACACCACGCGCGCCTATGTGCCTTCCATGCTTATGAAGGAAGGTCACCTCTTCGCCGTGCTCGATACCGGCCGTGCCGTCTGCTGGAAGGCCGCCACCGGAGAAGAGCTCTGGTCAGAGAAGGTGGACCGCGAGTTCTATGGCTCCCCTGTCATGGTGGACTCCCGCATCTACGTCACCAGCAAAGCAGGCGTCACCTCTGTCTTCGAGGCCACACCACAGAAATTCACGCTGCTCGCGCAGAACACCCTCGGCGATGAATCCTTCAGCACGCCGGCCATCTGCGACAACCGCATCTACATCCGCTCTGCGAAAACCGATCCCACCCGCCAGGAATATCTGTGGTGCGTGGGTGAGTGA
- a CDS encoding xylose operon transcription regulator XylR: MNHINGFPTVAAGREARPKSNAGCQQVAVLVDDTGAYSRDLLMGIGRYQRENKKPWALHVIRRRRFELPPPCLQEWRGQGVIARVDTPEVERSLKALRLPVVNVSGALKKPFFPTLTQDPLLAAHLALKCFDDRSFRHHAFVGDSLQQWSLERYEQFRHLLEARGGVCGSLLLSPEASEADRAPEVIGRWLNSQPRPLGIWAGDDRVGLQVLNACLHSNIRVPEDVAVLGVDNDISLTDLAPPPLSSIILNAEGAGYRAAQTLDLWMAGEVPPMGTIQQLAPVGVAWRRSTDVFAVDDPHVASALKIIQREACDGVRVAEVVGRVPIARRQLEMRFKDVVHRTLLAEIWRVQCRRAKELLETTNLPLLDVAEQCGYRHLEHFSKVFKKVVGHPPGEHRRNWRRGHATRAMTPA, from the coding sequence ATGAACCATATAAATGGCTTCCCGACTGTCGCGGCGGGCAGAGAGGCGCGACCGAAGTCCAATGCGGGTTGCCAGCAGGTGGCTGTGCTGGTCGATGATACGGGGGCCTATTCACGGGATCTTCTCATGGGCATTGGACGTTACCAGCGTGAGAACAAAAAGCCTTGGGCACTGCATGTCATCCGCCGCCGTCGATTTGAGCTCCCGCCGCCATGCCTGCAAGAGTGGCGCGGCCAAGGCGTCATCGCGCGGGTGGACACTCCCGAAGTGGAAAGGTCGCTGAAGGCACTGCGACTCCCTGTGGTGAACGTCAGTGGCGCGTTGAAGAAACCTTTTTTTCCCACCTTGACCCAAGATCCGCTGCTGGCGGCGCATCTGGCACTGAAGTGCTTTGATGACCGCAGTTTTCGGCACCATGCCTTTGTAGGGGACAGCCTTCAACAATGGTCTTTGGAGCGGTATGAGCAATTTAGACATCTGCTCGAGGCGCGGGGCGGGGTTTGTGGAAGTTTGTTGCTGAGCCCTGAGGCTTCAGAAGCCGACCGTGCTCCAGAAGTGATTGGGCGATGGCTAAATTCTCAGCCAAGGCCCCTGGGCATATGGGCAGGTGACGATCGCGTGGGGCTTCAGGTGCTCAATGCTTGTCTCCACTCGAACATTCGGGTGCCGGAAGATGTGGCCGTGTTGGGAGTGGACAATGACATATCTCTCACAGACCTTGCACCTCCGCCGCTCTCCAGCATCATTTTGAACGCTGAAGGGGCAGGCTATCGGGCAGCGCAGACGCTGGATCTCTGGATGGCGGGCGAGGTGCCACCCATGGGCACGATCCAACAGTTGGCTCCGGTGGGGGTGGCTTGGCGGCGCAGCACAGATGTCTTTGCCGTGGACGATCCGCATGTTGCCAGCGCCTTGAAGATCATCCAGAGAGAGGCCTGTGACGGGGTGCGTGTGGCGGAGGTGGTGGGGAGGGTGCCAATCGCCCGCCGTCAGTTGGAAATGCGTTTCAAAGATGTCGTGCACCGCACTTTGCTGGCGGAAATCTGGCGGGTGCAGTGTCGGCGTGCCAAAGAGTTGCTTGAAACAACCAATCTGCCCCTTCTTGATGTGGCGGAACAGTGCGGTTATCGACACCTGGAGCACTTTAGCAAGGTGTTCAAAAAGGTGGTGGGGCATCCGCCCGGGGAACATCGCCGTAATTGGCGACGCGGGCATGCCACCCGTGCGATGACCCCGGCGTAA
- a CDS encoding DUF1501 domain-containing protein — MNLSLTKKMDTRRAFLSRTACASMGVTGMVNALAQIRLMNLAVAADPPPGTDDYKALVCVFLGGGNDANNMLVPMGDPASDEARRDYEAARGNLVQPRAGLHSLNLPVAAPDVPTRAFQKYYGGAFPQMGIHPNARPLADMFNAGDLAFVTNVGTLVHPIASRADFINRTVPVPMGLFSHSDQQVQWQSSISDKPFSSGWGGRVADLINASYNQGGKISMSVAMTGLNSFQSGSGDGVEQYIIGQDGPVSLGSYGLNYKFAYNTPGDVTGGYINSALGRQLKAFEDIMRLTHDQLLEERYNEFVRQARNTEGVVAAGLAAAAATGVNFDSYFANAQTPLGNYLKMAARVIAGRAPLGNRRQVFFIYVSGFDNHSGMLAAHSGLMASVSQALLSFRNALKDPAINAFDKVVTFTASDFARTLLSNGSGSDHAWGSHSIIMGGGVKGRNLYGHYPALKLGDQPGSIDSHSGRGLLIPDVSVDQYAAVLANWFGVQSSAMDAILPNLPHFDNPLTTSTANLAMF, encoded by the coding sequence ATGAACCTTTCACTTACCAAGAAGATGGACACCCGACGTGCCTTCCTCAGCCGCACCGCGTGTGCTTCCATGGGGGTCACGGGCATGGTGAACGCCCTGGCGCAGATCCGGCTCATGAATCTGGCGGTGGCGGCAGATCCGCCGCCCGGGACGGACGACTACAAGGCGCTGGTGTGCGTCTTTCTCGGCGGGGGCAACGATGCCAACAACATGCTGGTGCCCATGGGGGATCCGGCGAGTGATGAGGCGCGCCGCGACTATGAGGCCGCGCGTGGCAATTTGGTGCAACCGCGGGCGGGGCTTCATTCCTTGAACCTGCCCGTCGCCGCTCCTGACGTGCCTACCCGTGCCTTCCAGAAGTACTACGGAGGGGCGTTCCCCCAGATGGGCATTCACCCCAACGCCAGGCCGCTGGCAGACATGTTCAATGCAGGTGATCTTGCTTTCGTGACCAATGTCGGAACGCTGGTGCATCCCATTGCCAGCCGGGCGGACTTCATCAACCGGACGGTGCCGGTGCCCATGGGGCTCTTTTCCCATTCTGATCAGCAGGTCCAGTGGCAGTCATCCATCTCAGACAAGCCGTTCAGCTCTGGCTGGGGCGGGCGGGTGGCGGACTTGATCAATGCCTCGTACAACCAGGGGGGCAAGATCTCCATGTCAGTTGCCATGACGGGCCTGAACTCCTTCCAATCCGGGTCAGGGGACGGAGTGGAGCAGTACATCATTGGTCAGGATGGCCCGGTGTCCCTGGGTTCCTACGGGCTGAACTACAAATTTGCCTACAACACCCCCGGTGATGTCACCGGGGGCTACATCAACAGCGCGCTGGGACGCCAGTTGAAGGCGTTCGAAGACATCATGCGCCTTACTCATGACCAACTGCTGGAGGAGCGGTACAACGAGTTTGTCCGCCAGGCGCGCAACACAGAAGGGGTGGTGGCGGCGGGTCTGGCTGCGGCGGCCGCCACCGGGGTGAACTTTGACAGTTACTTTGCCAATGCCCAGACCCCGTTGGGGAACTACCTGAAGATGGCAGCACGGGTCATTGCAGGCAGAGCCCCGTTGGGCAACCGGCGGCAGGTGTTCTTCATCTATGTCTCCGGCTTCGACAATCACTCCGGGATGCTGGCGGCCCATTCGGGTCTGATGGCCAGCGTGAGTCAAGCGCTGCTGAGCTTTAGAAATGCGCTCAAGGATCCCGCGATCAACGCCTTTGACAAGGTGGTGACGTTTACCGCCTCTGACTTTGCCCGCACCCTGCTCTCCAACGGTAGTGGGTCTGACCATGCGTGGGGCAGCCACTCCATCATCATGGGCGGAGGGGTCAAGGGAAGGAACCTGTATGGCCACTATCCAGCGCTCAAGCTGGGCGACCAGCCTGGATCGATCGACTCCCATAGTGGTCGGGGTCTGCTCATCCCGGATGTGTCGGTGGACCAGTATGCCGCCGTGCTGGCGAACTGGTTTGGGGTTCAATCCAGTGCGATGGATGCGATCCTGCCCAACCTGCCGCATTTTGACAACCCGCTGACCACCTCAACGGCCAACCTTGCCATGTTCTGA
- a CDS encoding DUF1800 family protein — MKTIKSVGCLIIVWGGTLAAADTLWTGAAGNNLLAGSNWTLGVPTNSQPGLIGAGGRAEILNNPANSAEQHTLSNKVLTLQGDATLTSRTTDAVKLSGGTLNLKGQSAFIHTLSAAGLFLGTWGPGVITLEADAKLDLGGGRFNLDSMGATLQLAGASRFICGEFRGGSGIVTLSGGQLIAGSIPGSRFGSGSINLLSGGRGTITVAGENFNFGPLLTSGRIRLDGATQVPVNSLIVDNDVPGETTVSSYGRLSKVWSAVFDAGMLVATPEARAADADGDGQSNYEEMKAGTNPRDVNSKLSVVVSNGPAANQVTFTVNSLLGKAYQVHAADVTGIHWSRIGDPVPGTGGQLPITINVSAGQTEFWVSVVDRDQDGDQLTDWEERAIKGFDPTNPDSFGTGQPGADLILAQDWAAGVTNQIVSVSTVSALGYEKEQTPAVIRISRTGSSARALPVILTYGGDPDGTKGSASTSDFVLKSVGGAPISGAVLIPAGSSSVEVLVAPVQDGAVEVPETLACGPLGSTQRTLVKIHDATNVPANDKLLVAQLAPMAGVTSEGSGIATIRLKGDNASALVNIRFYGLTSSQATAILTINSPLGTHLKSLPRGQAEDASWDIIAGQILTTDQAVLDKLLDAGIHLNIASITNPSGEISGPFVPISGSTELVIPPAPPALPALTGSDLERDIFRFLTQATFGPTQVSVEAMKAMVMSPPYNGDRMAAFSAWIDNEFSRPSPDLAPAVDAADAHERYLNTLGAPSDDPSITKALPGNQTKCWHTYAIYAPDQLRRRSAFALSEIFVINDDDRLYEKHVGVSHFEDMLKNGCTGSFRTLLEGVATHPTMGLFLSHLRNQKARYDASGNPISLPDENFAREVMQLFSIGLLHLHEDGSLVLGQNGLPLPTYEQTDITEMAKVFTGWGYSRELKNGVMRDNANFFMGDGGSPHQERVTQRMKNFSDYHDTGAKTFPVLGFNIPAGGTGETDLDAVMDFLSNHPSTAPFIIRRIIQRLVTSNPSAGYIYRVTQVWKNTGGNLGAVIKAVLLDYEARSLDVAGSAAYGRKKEPVVQAIGWLRVLQAHSDIPFSHLADTGVLAKAWYGPAYAMANRFPTELAKFETPPTFIRFKKETLEQLPFGKPSVFNWFLPDFTLPGAIADAGLAVPEFQTVDAITSISQINRFFLSSFVGRDLRTQTNVDANGDPHPVYNPFGYRPGDVNVVTSTTGLEEPYMQIMDTNGDETISPADSAFNQRNSIIEACAALVDQFDLYYCSGALKARHGAGFSTAAPREDNPRDIIIHTVYLNSTSDASINHQTQMSALQERLRLASALVMTSPCGMIQK, encoded by the coding sequence ATGAAAACCATCAAAAGCGTGGGATGTCTAATCATCGTCTGGGGCGGCACCTTGGCTGCCGCCGATACGCTCTGGACCGGAGCCGCTGGCAACAATCTATTGGCCGGCAGCAACTGGACGCTTGGAGTGCCCACCAACAGCCAGCCGGGTCTGATCGGAGCTGGAGGACGGGCGGAGATCCTGAACAATCCCGCGAACAGCGCCGAGCAGCATACGCTTTCCAACAAAGTGCTTACTCTACAAGGCGATGCCACTTTGACGTCCAGAACGACGGATGCGGTCAAACTTAGCGGGGGTACGTTAAATCTGAAGGGGCAGAGTGCCTTCATCCACACATTGAGCGCGGCGGGTCTTTTCCTAGGCACTTGGGGGCCCGGAGTAATCACTCTGGAGGCCGACGCCAAACTGGACCTGGGGGGTGGGCGGTTCAACCTGGACAGCATGGGTGCCACCCTGCAACTGGCTGGAGCCTCCCGATTCATTTGTGGAGAATTTCGTGGAGGGAGCGGCATCGTCACGCTGTCTGGCGGGCAATTGATCGCGGGAAGTATTCCGGGCAGCCGCTTTGGCTCTGGCTCTATCAACCTTCTCAGTGGAGGGAGGGGAACCATCACTGTTGCCGGGGAAAACTTCAACTTCGGGCCACTGCTCACTTCGGGCCGCATTCGCCTGGATGGCGCGACGCAGGTTCCCGTCAACTCTCTGATCGTGGACAACGATGTGCCGGGAGAGACGACGGTCTCTTCCTATGGAAGGCTGAGCAAGGTGTGGAGTGCGGTTTTTGACGCGGGGATGCTGGTGGCCACGCCTGAGGCACGTGCCGCGGATGCCGACGGAGACGGGCAGTCCAACTATGAGGAGATGAAAGCGGGGACCAATCCCCGTGACGTGAACTCGAAACTGAGTGTGGTGGTGAGCAACGGGCCGGCGGCCAACCAGGTGACCTTCACTGTGAACAGCCTGCTGGGCAAGGCTTACCAGGTTCATGCTGCTGACGTGACAGGCATCCACTGGAGCCGGATCGGGGATCCGGTGCCGGGCACGGGTGGACAGCTTCCCATCACCATCAATGTCAGCGCAGGCCAGACCGAGTTTTGGGTTTCGGTGGTGGATCGTGACCAGGACGGCGATCAACTGACAGACTGGGAAGAAAGGGCAATCAAGGGCTTTGACCCGACTAATCCTGACTCTTTTGGCACCGGGCAACCTGGTGCAGATCTCATCCTCGCTCAGGACTGGGCTGCCGGCGTGACCAACCAGATTGTCTCTGTATCGACGGTTTCGGCTCTGGGGTATGAGAAAGAGCAGACCCCTGCGGTGATCAGAATCTCGCGCACGGGATCCAGCGCTCGCGCACTTCCTGTGATCTTGACCTATGGGGGCGATCCAGACGGCACCAAGGGATCGGCCTCCACGAGCGACTTTGTCCTGAAGTCGGTGGGTGGCGCGCCCATTTCAGGGGCCGTTCTGATTCCTGCCGGATCCTCCAGTGTGGAGGTGCTCGTGGCACCCGTGCAGGATGGTGCAGTGGAAGTGCCTGAAACCCTGGCCTGCGGGCCGTTGGGAAGCACCCAGCGCACACTGGTCAAGATCCATGATGCCACGAACGTGCCGGCGAATGACAAGCTGCTTGTGGCCCAGCTCGCACCCATGGCAGGCGTCACCTCAGAGGGGTCGGGTATTGCCACCATCCGCCTCAAGGGGGACAACGCCTCGGCGTTGGTCAACATCAGGTTCTATGGTCTTACTTCCTCCCAGGCCACGGCGATATTGACCATCAACAGCCCGCTGGGCACGCACCTCAAGAGTCTGCCTAGAGGTCAGGCGGAAGATGCCTCCTGGGACATCATTGCGGGACAGATCCTGACCACAGATCAAGCCGTGCTCGACAAACTGCTCGACGCGGGGATCCACCTCAACATTGCCTCCATCACCAACCCCTCCGGAGAGATCAGTGGTCCCTTTGTGCCCATCAGTGGATCCACGGAGCTGGTGATCCCACCTGCCCCTCCGGCCCTGCCAGCGTTGACAGGATCGGATCTGGAGCGCGACATCTTCCGCTTCCTGACTCAGGCCACATTTGGCCCCACACAAGTTTCGGTAGAGGCGATGAAGGCGATGGTCATGTCCCCTCCCTACAATGGGGACCGGATGGCGGCGTTTTCTGCCTGGATTGACAATGAGTTCTCACGCCCTTCCCCGGATCTTGCGCCCGCGGTGGATGCGGCCGATGCCCATGAACGTTATCTCAACACCCTGGGCGCCCCCTCGGATGATCCTAGCATCACGAAAGCGCTGCCGGGCAACCAGACCAAATGCTGGCATACTTACGCCATCTATGCGCCTGACCAGTTGCGCCGCCGCAGTGCTTTCGCGCTCTCAGAGATATTTGTCATCAACGACGATGACAGGCTGTACGAGAAGCACGTAGGGGTGAGTCACTTCGAAGACATGCTTAAAAATGGCTGTACGGGCAGCTTCCGGACGCTTCTGGAAGGGGTTGCGACCCATCCCACGATGGGACTGTTCCTCTCCCACCTGCGCAATCAGAAAGCCCGGTATGACGCGAGCGGCAATCCCATCTCACTGCCCGATGAGAACTTTGCCCGTGAAGTCATGCAACTCTTCTCGATAGGTCTCCTGCATCTGCATGAAGACGGCTCGCTGGTGCTGGGCCAGAACGGCCTGCCCCTGCCCACCTATGAGCAGACAGACATCACGGAAATGGCAAAAGTTTTCACAGGATGGGGCTATTCGAGGGAGTTGAAAAACGGGGTGATGCGGGACAATGCGAACTTTTTCATGGGCGACGGCGGCTCTCCCCACCAGGAGCGTGTCACCCAGCGCATGAAGAACTTCAGTGACTATCACGACACGGGAGCCAAAACCTTCCCCGTGCTTGGGTTCAATATCCCGGCAGGAGGCACCGGGGAGACAGATCTGGATGCCGTGATGGACTTCCTTTCCAATCACCCCAGCACTGCCCCGTTCATCATCCGCCGCATCATTCAGCGCCTGGTGACCTCCAACCCGTCCGCCGGCTACATCTACAGGGTGACCCAGGTATGGAAAAACACCGGGGGCAATCTGGGTGCCGTCATCAAGGCGGTTCTGCTGGATTATGAGGCCCGCTCTCTGGATGTTGCCGGCAGCGCTGCCTATGGTCGGAAGAAAGAGCCTGTCGTTCAGGCGATTGGCTGGCTCCGTGTGCTGCAAGCGCACAGTGACATTCCTTTTTCGCACCTCGCGGATACCGGCGTCCTTGCCAAGGCGTGGTACGGGCCTGCTTATGCGATGGCCAATCGCTTCCCCACAGAGCTGGCCAAGTTTGAAACGCCACCCACCTTCATTCGCTTCAAGAAAGAGACCCTTGAACAGCTGCCGTTTGGCAAACCCTCCGTGTTCAACTGGTTCCTGCCTGACTTCACCCTTCCGGGTGCCATCGCAGATGCCGGTTTGGCGGTGCCTGAATTTCAGACGGTCGATGCCATCACGTCGATCTCTCAGATTAACCGGTTCTTTTTGTCGAGCTTTGTGGGACGCGATCTGCGGACTCAGACCAACGTGGATGCGAATGGCGACCCCCACCCGGTTTACAATCCGTTCGGCTACAGGCCCGGTGATGTGAATGTCGTGACAAGCACGACGGGACTGGAAGAGCCCTACATGCAAATCATGGACACCAACGGGGACGAGACGATCAGCCCGGCTGACTCAGCCTTCAATCAGCGTAACAGCATCATTGAGGCCTGTGCTGCGCTGGTGGACCAGTTTGACCTCTACTATTGCAGCGGGGCGCTCAAGGCCAGGCATGGAGCCGGTTTCTCAACGGCAGCGCCAAGGGAGGACAACCCCAGGGACATCATCATTCACACGGTGTACCTGAACTCCACCTCGGATGCCAGCATCAACCATCAGACCCAGATGTCGGCTCTGCAGGAGCGTCTGCGGCTGGCGTCTGCCCTCGTCATGACTTCCCCCTGCGGAATGATTCAGAAGTAA